One window of the Triticum dicoccoides isolate Atlit2015 ecotype Zavitan chromosome 3B, WEW_v2.0, whole genome shotgun sequence genome contains the following:
- the LOC119275140 gene encoding metacaspase-1-like: MGNTGPPRMTSWCRHCGAGIAAPPAGPSSGVRCALCRRVTRVERHRSVGSASSALAPLSPPRTARSARLELPAGYPASRGKKRAVLVGVSYTGTSYELKGTVKDVELMRNLLCDKFGFPGDSILVLTEESDDPSRVPTRENLLLAMRWLVAGCDAGDSLVFHFSGHGVQKLDTAGDEVDGYNEALCPLDFEDKGKILDDEINETIVRPLGPGVKLHAIIDTCHSGTILDLRYLCRLSRTGYWQWENHVRPGKSKGTNGGLAISISGCNDDQKSTESSVQGFSDTAAIGAMTDSFIRAVESEPGTTYGRLLSAMRATIRDSQGTGRRLPGRIGSFVRKMITSSAVQEPQLCSSEMFDIYRKPFLL; this comes from the exons ATGGGCAACACCGGGCCGCCTAGGATGACGTCGTGGTGCAGGCACTGCGGCGCGGGCATCGCGGCGCCGCCGGCGGGGCCGAGCTCCGGCGTCCGGTGTGCGCTCTGCCGCCGCGTGACGCGCGTCGAGCGGCACCGCAGCGTGGGCAGCGCATCGAGCGCGCTCGCGCCCCTGTCGCCGCCGCGGACGGCGCGCTCCGCCAGGCTCGAGCTGCCGGCCGGCTACCCGGCGTCccgcggcaagaagcgcgccgtcCTCGTCGGCGTCAGCTACACGGGCACCTCCTACGAGCTCAAGGGCACGGTCAAGGACGTCGAGCTGATGAGGAACCTCCTCTGCGACAAGTTTGGTTTCCCCGGCGACTCCATCCTCGTCCTCACCG AGGAGAGTGACGACCCGAGCAGAGTGCCGACGAGGGAGAACCTGCTGCTGGCGATGCGGTGGCTGGTGGCGGGGTGCGACGCCGGCGACTCGCTGGTGTTCCACTTCTCCGGGCACGGCGTGCAGAAGCTGGACACGGCCGGCGACGAGGTGGACGGGTACAACGAGGCCCTGTGCCCGCTGGACTTCGAGGACAAGGGCAAGATCCTGGACGACGAGATCAACGAGACCATCGTCCGGCCGCTGGGCCCCGGCGTGAAGCTCCACGCCATCATCGACACCTGCCACAGCGGCACCATCCTCGACCTCCGCTACCTCTGCCGCCTCTCCAG GACCGGGTACTGGCAGTGGGAGAACCACGTCCGTCCGGGCAAGTCGAAAGGCACCAACGGAGGACTCGCCATCTCCATCAGCGGCTGCAACGACGACCAGAAGTCGACGGAATCGAGCGTCCAGGGGTTCTCCGATACCGCCGCTATTGGCGCCATGACGGACAGCTTCATCAGGGCCGTGGAGTCCGAGCCGGGGACGACGTACGGGCGGCTGCTGAGCGCGATGAGGGCGACGATCCGCGACAGCCAGGggaccggccgccgcctccccgggAGGATCGGCTCCTTCGTCCGCAAGATGATCACTTCCAGCGCCGTGCAGGAGCCCCAGCTCTGCTCTTCTGAGATGTTCGACATCTACCGGAAGCCCTTTCTCCTGTGA
- the LOC119275142 gene encoding PSME3-interacting protein-like, whose protein sequence is MSWGETSSSSKAAAPPAIRLVSFVSEEQLDEAKRSRGERVEDGTAQRDKPLFQILQENKDKKDAEFNERFKHRPPKALDEDETEFLDKLALSRREYDQQVANEEAEQLRSFHEAVAAQSTIAHELGEMPTVSMPEESKPKPPSKRSQPEFLRNITVSVKPRAKKAKSDAECKPAPKELVPSNGHDTNHEPHGDTKSSVLGSLAAYGDDHDDDESGDER, encoded by the exons ATGAGTTGGGGGGAGACGTCGTCGAGCTCCAAGGCGGCTGCTCCGCCGGCCATCCGCCTCGTCAGCTTCGTCTCCGAGGAGCAG CTCGACGAGGCGAAGCGGTCGAGAGGGGAGCGGGTGGAAGACGGCACCGCCCAGCGCGACAAGCCCCTCTTCcag ATCCTGCAGGAGAACAAGGATAAGAAGGATGCCGAGTTCAATGAGCGCTTCAAGCACA GACCCCCAAAGGCTTTGGATGAGGATGAGACAGAGTTTCTTGACAAATTGGCTTTG TCAAGGAGAGAATATGACCAGCAGGTGGCCAATGAAGAAGCTGAACAACTCCGTAGTTTCCAC GAGGCTGTAGCTGCCCAGTCCACTATTGCTCATGAACTTGGTGAGATGCCTACAGTCTCTATGCCTGAG GAGAGCAAGCCTAAACCGCCTTCTAAGAGGAGCCAGCCTGAGTTCCTGAGAAACATTACAGTTTCCGTGAAGCCACGAGCCAAGAAGGCAAAATCTGACGCGGAATGTAAGCCTGCTCCCAAGGAGTTGGTGCCTTCGAATGGGCATGATACAAACCATGAGCCACATGGTGACACCAAGAGCAGCGTGCTTGGCTCTCTGGCTGCATACGGGGACGACCACGACGACGATGAAAGTGGCGATGAACGATGA
- the LOC119275141 gene encoding uncharacterized protein LOC119275141 — protein sequence MDSNMKELQEALVDIETDAEQLLLARHELVQNDKMRNANREALTALRKRARTTKSSVPSPFDIVMKEMEGTSGKQLVKEICSTCGNHDPKEHTWLMFPGSDIFARVPFHATHTILEEDQERLDFDTKKLQSFVKEKSFLISEKGALADKISPGIVKSLVSLTDKPK from the exons ATGGACTCTAACATGAAGGAGCTTCAAGAGGCTCTGGTTGACATTGAAACTGATGCAGAGCAACTTCTTCTAGCTAGGCATGAG CTTGTGCAAAATGACAAGATGAGGAATGCTAACAGGGAGGCATTGACAGCCCTCCGGAAAAGAGCCAGGACAACCAAAAGTAGTGTTCCATCTCCCTTTGACATCGTAATGAAAGAAATGGAAGGAACCTCAGGCAAGCAGCTGGTAAAGGAGATATGCTCGACTTGTGGAAACCACGACCCCAAGGAACATACCTGGCTAATGTTTCCAGGATCAGATATATTTGCCCGTGTTCCATTTCATGCAACACACACTATTCTGGAAGAAG ATCAAGAACGCCTAGACTTCGACACCAAGAAGCTGCAGAGCTTTGTGAAGGAGAAGTCGTTTCTGATCTCCGAGAAAGGCGCCCTTGCTGATAAGATCAGCCCTGGGATCGTGAAGTCCCTTGTCAGCCTCACAGATAAACCTAAGTAG